A window of Mytilus edulis chromosome 10, xbMytEdul2.2, whole genome shotgun sequence contains these coding sequences:
- the LOC139490487 gene encoding low-density lipoprotein receptor-related protein 6-like isoform X3, with protein MANEFKHYVHAFIVFEFMIKIWITKAEDANPWLMHTNKLTIDRLEMDIWTNSTLVRGMVGAVSVDYHYTKGFLYYSDQVADRISRMNLRNPHDAKDIITNTLGLADAIAVDWIYDHLYWVDASHDHIMVSNLDGSRRKTIINTELVYPRALAVYPNIGWMFYTDVEDPKIERCGLDGSNRQAIVTTNIGSPNGLSIDFAENRLYWVDNHVQSKQIKSSAFDGTDIRILMTSADNLPWAFGLVVYKEWLYITQFTNNTVCRVDKQTGSNFQIIRSDADTPVGIKIYSGDNQPHGSGKWLTYANLNTIERMDLETNVTETIAARVTNAVDLDIHYEKGYVYWSDVRAKKISRSAVNRTSISGSIEDIVVERVDVPDGITIDWMYNLLYWTDTGHNHIQVSRLDGTNRKTIIKNDSSLDQPRAIVVDPSTGLLFFSDWGSQPRIERCRMDGGERTIIINSDIIWPNGMTIDHIGKRLYWIDGSLNQIKSTRFDGTDTYTIIKNADVLPKPYDLVVYGSYVYWSNWQYRTICRVNKYTGQEFSVVVKYIRSPMGIQVFADEVQPKGKNVCEPNNGGCSHICFPLPAYNSAQSSSSGCMCPDFYIMLSDNKTCISMDTEIANPDLTKDTGVTSREIIVYPIIGVVVVILITVVLILIFWYRRRNTSPRSERTYEEPDNRISTVSAIYDTIDEQTELTSKMNNSNSGSVNPYLELSSSRTDPKNTYSDLIRINGDMNMPKCGTE; from the exons ATGCAAATCCATGGTTAATGCATacaaacaaattaacaattgACCGACTAGAAATGGATATATGGACGAACAGTACGTTGGTGAGAGGCATGGTTGGTGCTGTATCGGTAGATTATCATTATACCAAAGGCTTCCTGTATTATTCAGATCAAGTAGCAGATCGTATATCTAG AATGAATCTACGTAACCCACATGATGCGAAAGACATAATAACAAACACCTTAGGTTTAGCTGATGCTATCGCTGTAGATTGGATATACGACCATCTTTATTGGGTTGATGCCAGTCATGATCATATAATGGTCTCTAATCTGGACGGCTCTCGACGAAAAACTATAATTAACACTGAACTTGTATATCCCCGTGCACTTGCTGTTTATCCAAATATTgg ATGGATGTTTTACACTGATGTGGAGGATCCAAAGATCGAAAGATGTGGCCTTGATGGAAGCAACAGACAAGCTATTGTAACTACAAATATAGGTTCTCCTAATGGATTGTCAATTG ATTTCGCTGAAAACCGACTTTATTGGGTGGACAATCACGTACAATCTAAGCAAATAAAATCTTCAGCGTTTGATGGAACAGACATCAGGATACTAATGACATCCGCAGATAATTTGCCTTGGGCGTTTGGTTTGGTTGTGTATAAAGAATGGTTATACATCACCCAGTTTACCAACAACACTGTATGTCGTGTGGATAAACAGACTGGATCGAATTTCCAAATTATCAGATCAGATGCAGATACCCCAGTCGGAATAAAGATTTATAGTGGAGACAACCAACCCCATG GTTCTGGTAAATGGTTGACCTATGCTAATCTCAACACTATTGAAAGAATGGACCTTGAGACAAATGTTACAGAGACTATAGCAGCTAGAGTAACTAATGCTGTAGATCTGGATATTCATTATGAGAAGGGATATGTCTATTGGTCAGATGTTCGTGCAAAGAAGATATCAAG GAGTGCGGTGAATAGAACATCCATTTCTGGTTCCATTGAAGACATTGTTGTAGAAAGAGTTGACGTTCCTGATGGGATAACTATTGACTGGATGTATAATCTTTTGTACTGGACTGATACTGGTCATAACCATATACAAGTGTCACGTCTGGATGGaaccaatagaaaaacaattatcaaaaatgataGTAGCCTTGATCAACCAAGGGCCATAGTAGTTGATCCAAGTACTGG TTTGTTATTTTTCTCTGATTGGGGCAGCCAGCCAAGAATAGAAAGATGCAGAATGGACGGAGGAGAGAGAACAATTATTATTAACTCGGATATAATTTGGCCAAATGGAATGACGATAG ATCATATTGGTAAACGGTTATACTGGATAGATGGTTCTTTAAACCAGATAAAAAGTACAAGGTTTGATGGAACAGATACCTATACCAtaattaaaaatgctgatgtttTACCCAAACCATACGATTTGGTGGTGTATGGAAGTTATGTGTATTGGTCTAATTGGCAATATAGAACTATATGTAGGGTAAATAAATACACCGGTCAGGAGTTTTCTGTTGTTGTGAAATATATTCGTTCTCCTATGGGAATACAAGTATTTGCAGATGAGGTACAACCTAAAG GGAAGAATGTCTGTGAACCAAATAACGGCGGTTGTAGCCACATTTGCTTTCCATTGCCCGCTTACAACAGCGCTCAAAGTTCTTCATCTGGATGTATGTGTCCAGATTTTTATATTATGTTATCTGATAATAAGACTTGTATTTCTATGG ACACAGAAATAGCAAATCCAGATTTGACGAAAGATACAG GTGTCACTTCAAGGGAGATAATCGTATATCCAATAATtggtgttgttgttgttattcttATAACTGTAGTTCTGATACTGATATTCTGGTATCGAAGGCGTAATACTTCTCCTCGATCTGAACGAACTTATGAAGAACCTGATAATCGAATATCAACAGTATCGGCTATATATGACACCATTGACGAACAAACGGAGCTCACTTCAAAGATGAATAACTCAAATTCAGGATCTGTGAATCCCTATCTGGAATTATCTTCTTCTAGAACCGATCCAAAAAATACTTACAGCGATCTAATACGTATAAACGGAGATATGAATATGCCAAAATGTGGCACGGAATGA
- the LOC139490487 gene encoding low-density lipoprotein receptor-related protein 6-like isoform X1 — MANEFKHYVHAFIVFEFMIKIWITKAEDANPWLMHTNKLTIDRLEMDIWTNSTLVRGMVGAVSVDYHYTKGFLYYSDQVADRISRMNLRNPHDAKDIITNTLGLADAIAVDWIYDHLYWVDASHDHIMVSNLDGSRRKTIINTELVYPRALAVYPNIGWMFYTDVEDPKIERCGLDGSNRQAIVTTNIGSPNGLSIDFAENRLYWVDNHVQSKQIKSSAFDGTDIRILMTSADNLPWAFGLVVYKEWLYITQFTNNTVCRVDKQTGSNFQIIRSDADTPVGIKIYSGDNQPHGTSLCIPNNGDCEQLCLPTPQNTSVCACADEFELNSDAKTCLFKGSGKWLTYANLNTIERMDLETNVTETIAARVTNAVDLDIHYEKGYVYWSDVRAKKISRSAVNRTSISGSIEDIVVERVDVPDGITIDWMYNLLYWTDTGHNHIQVSRLDGTNRKTIIKNDSSLDQPRAIVVDPSTGLLFFSDWGSQPRIERCRMDGGERTIIINSDIIWPNGMTIDHIGKRLYWIDGSLNQIKSTRFDGTDTYTIIKNADVLPKPYDLVVYGSYVYWSNWQYRTICRVNKYTGQEFSVVVKYIRSPMGIQVFADEVQPKGKNVCEPNNGGCSHICFPLPAYNSAQSSSSGCMCPDFYIMLSDNKTCISMDTEIANPDLTKDTGVTSREIIVYPIIGVVVVILITVVLILIFWYRRRNTSPRSERTYEEPDNRISTVSAIYDTIDEQTELTSKMNNSNSGSVNPYLELSSSRTDPKNTYSDLIRINGDMNMPKCGTE; from the exons ATGCAAATCCATGGTTAATGCATacaaacaaattaacaattgACCGACTAGAAATGGATATATGGACGAACAGTACGTTGGTGAGAGGCATGGTTGGTGCTGTATCGGTAGATTATCATTATACCAAAGGCTTCCTGTATTATTCAGATCAAGTAGCAGATCGTATATCTAG AATGAATCTACGTAACCCACATGATGCGAAAGACATAATAACAAACACCTTAGGTTTAGCTGATGCTATCGCTGTAGATTGGATATACGACCATCTTTATTGGGTTGATGCCAGTCATGATCATATAATGGTCTCTAATCTGGACGGCTCTCGACGAAAAACTATAATTAACACTGAACTTGTATATCCCCGTGCACTTGCTGTTTATCCAAATATTgg ATGGATGTTTTACACTGATGTGGAGGATCCAAAGATCGAAAGATGTGGCCTTGATGGAAGCAACAGACAAGCTATTGTAACTACAAATATAGGTTCTCCTAATGGATTGTCAATTG ATTTCGCTGAAAACCGACTTTATTGGGTGGACAATCACGTACAATCTAAGCAAATAAAATCTTCAGCGTTTGATGGAACAGACATCAGGATACTAATGACATCCGCAGATAATTTGCCTTGGGCGTTTGGTTTGGTTGTGTATAAAGAATGGTTATACATCACCCAGTTTACCAACAACACTGTATGTCGTGTGGATAAACAGACTGGATCGAATTTCCAAATTATCAGATCAGATGCAGATACCCCAGTCGGAATAAAGATTTATAGTGGAGACAACCAACCCCATG GTACGAGTCTATGTATACCAAACAATGGTGACTGTGAACAACTGTGTCTGCCAACTCCTCAAAATACAAGTGTTTGCGCATGTGCTGATGAATTCGAACTAAACAGTGATGCGAAAACATGTCTTTTTAAAG GTTCTGGTAAATGGTTGACCTATGCTAATCTCAACACTATTGAAAGAATGGACCTTGAGACAAATGTTACAGAGACTATAGCAGCTAGAGTAACTAATGCTGTAGATCTGGATATTCATTATGAGAAGGGATATGTCTATTGGTCAGATGTTCGTGCAAAGAAGATATCAAG GAGTGCGGTGAATAGAACATCCATTTCTGGTTCCATTGAAGACATTGTTGTAGAAAGAGTTGACGTTCCTGATGGGATAACTATTGACTGGATGTATAATCTTTTGTACTGGACTGATACTGGTCATAACCATATACAAGTGTCACGTCTGGATGGaaccaatagaaaaacaattatcaaaaatgataGTAGCCTTGATCAACCAAGGGCCATAGTAGTTGATCCAAGTACTGG TTTGTTATTTTTCTCTGATTGGGGCAGCCAGCCAAGAATAGAAAGATGCAGAATGGACGGAGGAGAGAGAACAATTATTATTAACTCGGATATAATTTGGCCAAATGGAATGACGATAG ATCATATTGGTAAACGGTTATACTGGATAGATGGTTCTTTAAACCAGATAAAAAGTACAAGGTTTGATGGAACAGATACCTATACCAtaattaaaaatgctgatgtttTACCCAAACCATACGATTTGGTGGTGTATGGAAGTTATGTGTATTGGTCTAATTGGCAATATAGAACTATATGTAGGGTAAATAAATACACCGGTCAGGAGTTTTCTGTTGTTGTGAAATATATTCGTTCTCCTATGGGAATACAAGTATTTGCAGATGAGGTACAACCTAAAG GGAAGAATGTCTGTGAACCAAATAACGGCGGTTGTAGCCACATTTGCTTTCCATTGCCCGCTTACAACAGCGCTCAAAGTTCTTCATCTGGATGTATGTGTCCAGATTTTTATATTATGTTATCTGATAATAAGACTTGTATTTCTATGG ACACAGAAATAGCAAATCCAGATTTGACGAAAGATACAG GTGTCACTTCAAGGGAGATAATCGTATATCCAATAATtggtgttgttgttgttattcttATAACTGTAGTTCTGATACTGATATTCTGGTATCGAAGGCGTAATACTTCTCCTCGATCTGAACGAACTTATGAAGAACCTGATAATCGAATATCAACAGTATCGGCTATATATGACACCATTGACGAACAAACGGAGCTCACTTCAAAGATGAATAACTCAAATTCAGGATCTGTGAATCCCTATCTGGAATTATCTTCTTCTAGAACCGATCCAAAAAATACTTACAGCGATCTAATACGTATAAACGGAGATATGAATATGCCAAAATGTGGCACGGAATGA
- the LOC139490487 gene encoding low-density lipoprotein receptor-related protein 6-like isoform X2, with protein sequence MANEFKHYVHAFIVFEFMIKIWITKAEDANPWLMHTNKLTIDRLEMDIWTNSTLVRGMVGAVSVDYHYTKGFLYYSDQVADRISRMNLRNPHDAKDIITNTLGLADAIAVDWIYDHLYWVDASHDHIMVSNLDGSRRKTIINTELVYPRALAVYPNIGWMFYTDVEDPKIERCGLDGSNRQAIVTTNIGSPNGLSIDFAENRLYWVDNHVQSKQIKSSAFDGTDIRILMTSADNLPWAFGLVVYKEWLYITQFTNNTVCRVDKQTGSNFQIIRSDADTPVGIKIYSGDNQPHGTSLCIPNNGDCEQLCLPTPQNTSVCACADEFELNSDAKTCLFKGSGKWLTYANLNTIERMDLETNVTETIAARVTNAVDLDIHYEKGYVYWSDVRAKKISRSAVNRTSISGSIEDIVVERVDVPDGITIDWMYNLLYWTDTGHNHIQVSRLDGTNRKTIIKNDSSLDQPRAIVVDPSTGLLFFSDWGSQPRIERCRMDGGERTIIINSDIIWPNGMTIDHIGKRLYWIDGSLNQIKSTRFDGTDTYTIIKNADVLPKPYDLVVYGSYVYWSNWQYRTICRVNKYTGQEFSVVVKYIRSPMGIQVFADEVQPKGKNVCEPNNGGCSHICFPLPAYNSAQSSSSGYTEIANPDLTKDTGVTSREIIVYPIIGVVVVILITVVLILIFWYRRRNTSPRSERTYEEPDNRISTVSAIYDTIDEQTELTSKMNNSNSGSVNPYLELSSSRTDPKNTYSDLIRINGDMNMPKCGTE encoded by the exons ATGCAAATCCATGGTTAATGCATacaaacaaattaacaattgACCGACTAGAAATGGATATATGGACGAACAGTACGTTGGTGAGAGGCATGGTTGGTGCTGTATCGGTAGATTATCATTATACCAAAGGCTTCCTGTATTATTCAGATCAAGTAGCAGATCGTATATCTAG AATGAATCTACGTAACCCACATGATGCGAAAGACATAATAACAAACACCTTAGGTTTAGCTGATGCTATCGCTGTAGATTGGATATACGACCATCTTTATTGGGTTGATGCCAGTCATGATCATATAATGGTCTCTAATCTGGACGGCTCTCGACGAAAAACTATAATTAACACTGAACTTGTATATCCCCGTGCACTTGCTGTTTATCCAAATATTgg ATGGATGTTTTACACTGATGTGGAGGATCCAAAGATCGAAAGATGTGGCCTTGATGGAAGCAACAGACAAGCTATTGTAACTACAAATATAGGTTCTCCTAATGGATTGTCAATTG ATTTCGCTGAAAACCGACTTTATTGGGTGGACAATCACGTACAATCTAAGCAAATAAAATCTTCAGCGTTTGATGGAACAGACATCAGGATACTAATGACATCCGCAGATAATTTGCCTTGGGCGTTTGGTTTGGTTGTGTATAAAGAATGGTTATACATCACCCAGTTTACCAACAACACTGTATGTCGTGTGGATAAACAGACTGGATCGAATTTCCAAATTATCAGATCAGATGCAGATACCCCAGTCGGAATAAAGATTTATAGTGGAGACAACCAACCCCATG GTACGAGTCTATGTATACCAAACAATGGTGACTGTGAACAACTGTGTCTGCCAACTCCTCAAAATACAAGTGTTTGCGCATGTGCTGATGAATTCGAACTAAACAGTGATGCGAAAACATGTCTTTTTAAAG GTTCTGGTAAATGGTTGACCTATGCTAATCTCAACACTATTGAAAGAATGGACCTTGAGACAAATGTTACAGAGACTATAGCAGCTAGAGTAACTAATGCTGTAGATCTGGATATTCATTATGAGAAGGGATATGTCTATTGGTCAGATGTTCGTGCAAAGAAGATATCAAG GAGTGCGGTGAATAGAACATCCATTTCTGGTTCCATTGAAGACATTGTTGTAGAAAGAGTTGACGTTCCTGATGGGATAACTATTGACTGGATGTATAATCTTTTGTACTGGACTGATACTGGTCATAACCATATACAAGTGTCACGTCTGGATGGaaccaatagaaaaacaattatcaaaaatgataGTAGCCTTGATCAACCAAGGGCCATAGTAGTTGATCCAAGTACTGG TTTGTTATTTTTCTCTGATTGGGGCAGCCAGCCAAGAATAGAAAGATGCAGAATGGACGGAGGAGAGAGAACAATTATTATTAACTCGGATATAATTTGGCCAAATGGAATGACGATAG ATCATATTGGTAAACGGTTATACTGGATAGATGGTTCTTTAAACCAGATAAAAAGTACAAGGTTTGATGGAACAGATACCTATACCAtaattaaaaatgctgatgtttTACCCAAACCATACGATTTGGTGGTGTATGGAAGTTATGTGTATTGGTCTAATTGGCAATATAGAACTATATGTAGGGTAAATAAATACACCGGTCAGGAGTTTTCTGTTGTTGTGAAATATATTCGTTCTCCTATGGGAATACAAGTATTTGCAGATGAGGTACAACCTAAAG GGAAGAATGTCTGTGAACCAAATAACGGCGGTTGTAGCCACATTTGCTTTCCATTGCCCGCTTACAACAGCGCTCAAAGTTCTTCATCTGGAT ACACAGAAATAGCAAATCCAGATTTGACGAAAGATACAG GTGTCACTTCAAGGGAGATAATCGTATATCCAATAATtggtgttgttgttgttattcttATAACTGTAGTTCTGATACTGATATTCTGGTATCGAAGGCGTAATACTTCTCCTCGATCTGAACGAACTTATGAAGAACCTGATAATCGAATATCAACAGTATCGGCTATATATGACACCATTGACGAACAAACGGAGCTCACTTCAAAGATGAATAACTCAAATTCAGGATCTGTGAATCCCTATCTGGAATTATCTTCTTCTAGAACCGATCCAAAAAATACTTACAGCGATCTAATACGTATAAACGGAGATATGAATATGCCAAAATGTGGCACGGAATGA